A window of Streptomyces sp. Je 1-332 genomic DNA:
GATGACACGTACGACGTGTGACCGTGTGCACAGAGCGACGTTTCGTTACTGATGGATCACTCGCTGCCGCTGCTGCCGCCGACTCCGGCTATGCGGCGCAGGATATCCGGCCGGACGACGACGACGCGGCGGCGGCTAGTGACGACGACCTGCCGGTCGCGTAACTCCTTCAGGAGCCGGGCGACCGCCTCGCGCGACGATCCGACCGAACCCGCGAACTCCTGCTGGCTGAGCGGGACGGTGAGCTCGATGCCCTTCTCGGTCCGCGTGCCGTGAGTGCGTATGAGGTCGAGCAGGAGGACGGCGAGCCGCTCGCGCACCGTGAGCGCCGCCCACTCCAGTCGGCGGCGGTCGGTCGAGCGCTGTCGGTCGGTGGCAAGGCCGAGGAGCTTGAGCGCCACCTGAGGGCTGCCGCCGAGGAACCCGGTGAAGCGGCCCTGCTCGATGGCGACCGCCTCGATCTGCTCCAGTGCCGTCACGGTGGCAGAGCGGCCGCGACCGCTGAGGGCCGCGCCCTCGCCGACGATGTCGCCGGGGCCCCGAAGGGCGAGGAGGGCCTCGTACCCATTGGCCGCGGTCGCCGTGACCTTGGTCCAGCCCTGCAGGAGCAGCAGGATGTGGCTGGACGGCTCTTCCTGGCGCATGAGCACGCCGCGTGCGGGATAGCTCAGGGGCCGGCCGATGGCGAGCAGGGCCGTGCGGTCGTCCCTCTCGAGGCGCGCGAGGAAGGGCACCCGGTCGTCCAGGCCGTCGTCATCCCATGCGTGCGCTTGCCCCCCGGCCATCCCGCTGCCCCCGTGTTCACGTGCGCCGATGCCATTGATCTCGCAACCAGTCAACGTACTTGAGGCAGCCGTCCGGGGAACGGGCGGCAATCGGCCCCGCTGGCCGAGACCGGTCACATCGGAGCCGAAAAGCCCGGCGTGTCGCCCCCCACCGCATTTGTTTTGACCGAACCCGATGAGGTAGGTACGCTCAGACCTTGTGCCTGGGGTGTGCCTGGGCTCGTGCGCGTGTCTTCAGCCGCTGTGCGAGTCCGATAACGGCCACCGCAATCTGCGCTCCTTTCCGCCTTGCGGCGGGAGTCCGCAGGATTCGACACACCCGACCGCGTGGGTCGGTGACGTTCCAGGTTAGCTTTACCATTCGGCACACAGAAACCGGAGAAGTAGTGCCTACGATCCAGCAGCTGGTCCGGAAGGGCCGGCAGGACAAGGTCGAGAAGAACAAGACGCCCGCGCTCGAGGGATCGCCCCAGCGCCGCGGCGTCTGCACGCGTGTGTTCACGACCACCCCGAAGAAGCCGAACTCGGCCCTGCGTAAGGTCGCGCGTGTGCGTCTGACCTCCGGGATCGAAGTCACCGCTTACATTCCGGGTGAGGGACACAACCTGCAGGAGCACTCCATCGTGCTCGTGCGTGGTGGCCGTGTGAAGGACCTGCCGGGTGTTCGCTACAAGATCATCCGCGGCTCCCTTGACACCCAGGGCGTCAAGAACCGCAAGCAGGCCCGCAGCCGCTACGGCGCCAAGAAGGAGAAGTAAGAATGCCTCGTAAGGGCCCCGCCCCGAAGCGCCCGGTCATCATCGACCCGGTCTACGGTTCTCCTCTGGTGACCTCCCTCATCAACAAGGTGCTGCTGAACGGCAAGCGCTCCACCGCCGAGCGCATCGTGTACGGCGCCATGGAGGGCCTGCGCGAGAAGACCGGCAACGACCCGGTCATCACGCTCAAGCGCGCGCTCGAGAACATCAAGCCGACCCTCGAGGTCAAGTCCCGCCGCGTCGGCGGTGCGACCTACCAGGTTCCGATCGAGGTCAAGCCCGGTCGCGCCAACACGCTGGCCCTGCGCTGGCTGGTCGGTTACTCCCGCGCCCGTCGCGAGAAGACGATGACCGAGCGTCTCCTCAACGAGCTCCTCGACGCCTCCAACGGCCTTGGTGCCGCTGTGAAGAAGCGCGAGGACACCCACAAGATGGCCGAGTCCAACAAGGCCTTCGCGCACTACCGCTGGTAGTCGCTACCCACATCGAGACCGAGAGAAGACTGAGCCGATATGGCTACCACTTCACTTGACCTGGCCAAGGTGCGCAACATCGGCATCATGGCCCACATCGACGCGGGCAAGACGACGACCACCGAGCGGATCCTGTTCTACACCGGTGTGTCGTACAAGATCGGTGAGGTCCACGACGGCGCCGCGACCATGGACTGGATGGAGCAGGAGCAGGAGCGTGGCATCACGATCACCTCTGCTGCCACCACCTGTCACTGGCCGATGAACGACGTCGACCACACCATCAACATCATCGACACCCCGGGCCACGTCGACTTCACCGTCGAGGTGGAGCGTTCGCTCCGCGTGCTCGACGGTGCCGTGACGGTGTTCGACGGCGTCGCCGGTGTTGAGCCCCAGTCCGAGACCGTGTGGCGTCAGGCGGACCGCTACGGCGTCCCGCGCATCTGCTTCGTCAACAAGCTCGACCGCACGGGTGCCGAGTTCCACCGCTGCGTCGACATGATCGTCGACCGCCTCGGTGCGACCCCGATCGTCATGCAGCTGCCCATCGGCGCAGAGGCTGACTTCAAGGGCGTCGTCGACCTCGTCACCATGAAGGCCTTCGTCTGGTCCGCCGAGACCAAGATGGGCGAGGCCTACGACATCGTCGACATCCCCGACACGCACGTCGAGGCTGCCGATGAGTACCGCGGCAAGCTGCTCGAGGCCGTCGCCGAGAACGACGAGCAGATGATGGAGCTGTACCTCGAGGGCCAGGAGCCCACCGAGGAGCAGCTGTACGAGGCCATCCGCCGCATCA
This region includes:
- the rpsL gene encoding 30S ribosomal protein S12, yielding MPTIQQLVRKGRQDKVEKNKTPALEGSPQRRGVCTRVFTTTPKKPNSALRKVARVRLTSGIEVTAYIPGEGHNLQEHSIVLVRGGRVKDLPGVRYKIIRGSLDTQGVKNRKQARSRYGAKKEK
- a CDS encoding Crp/Fnr family transcriptional regulator, with amino-acid sequence MAGGQAHAWDDDGLDDRVPFLARLERDDRTALLAIGRPLSYPARGVLMRQEEPSSHILLLLQGWTKVTATAANGYEALLALRGPGDIVGEGAALSGRGRSATVTALEQIEAVAIEQGRFTGFLGGSPQVALKLLGLATDRQRSTDRRRLEWAALTVRERLAVLLLDLIRTHGTRTEKGIELTVPLSQQEFAGSVGSSREAVARLLKELRDRQVVVTSRRRVVVVRPDILRRIAGVGGSSGSE
- the rpsG gene encoding 30S ribosomal protein S7, which produces MPRKGPAPKRPVIIDPVYGSPLVTSLINKVLLNGKRSTAERIVYGAMEGLREKTGNDPVITLKRALENIKPTLEVKSRRVGGATYQVPIEVKPGRANTLALRWLVGYSRARREKTMTERLLNELLDASNGLGAAVKKREDTHKMAESNKAFAHYRW